One genomic window of Chitinophagaceae bacterium includes the following:
- the sucC gene encoding ADP-forming succinate--CoA ligase subunit beta has protein sequence MNLHEYQGKELLKRYGVPVQEGIAVESVDAAIEAAKQLKNERGTAIWVVKAQIHAGGRGKGGGVKVATSLDKLKEKAEQIIGMQLVTPQTGPAGKKVNKVLIAEDVYYGDEKDRKEFYMSVLLDREQKRNVIIYSTEGGMDIEEVAAKTPEKIHKEWVDPKDGLNPYQARKIAFNLGLSGDAYKNMVSFVTAVYKAYVELDSALIEINPTLKTSDNRIIAVDAKVKVDDNALYRHKEYADLRDVSEEDPTEVEASRFNLNFIKLDGNVGCMVNGAGLAMATMDMIKLAGGSPANFLDVGGTANAQTTEAGFRIILSDPNVKAILINIFGGIVRCDRVAQGIVDAYKNIGTIHVPIIVRLQGTNAELAKEIIDKSGLKVFSAIELREAAELVNKVIAA, from the coding sequence ATGAATTTACACGAATACCAGGGAAAAGAATTGTTGAAGCGATACGGCGTTCCGGTGCAGGAAGGTATTGCAGTGGAATCCGTGGATGCTGCTATTGAAGCAGCCAAGCAATTGAAGAACGAACGCGGCACTGCTATTTGGGTGGTGAAAGCACAGATTCATGCAGGTGGAAGAGGCAAGGGTGGCGGCGTGAAAGTGGCCACCTCCTTAGATAAACTGAAAGAGAAAGCTGAGCAGATTATCGGTATGCAGTTGGTTACTCCGCAAACCGGTCCTGCAGGAAAAAAAGTGAACAAGGTATTGATTGCGGAAGATGTGTATTACGGCGATGAAAAAGACCGCAAGGAATTTTATATGAGCGTGTTACTCGACCGTGAGCAAAAAAGGAATGTGATCATCTATTCCACAGAAGGCGGAATGGACATTGAAGAAGTGGCTGCTAAAACACCTGAGAAAATTCATAAGGAATGGGTGGATCCAAAAGATGGCCTGAATCCTTACCAGGCAAGAAAGATTGCTTTCAACCTCGGCTTATCCGGTGATGCCTATAAAAACATGGTTTCCTTCGTAACCGCTGTTTACAAAGCATATGTTGAATTGGATAGCGCATTGATCGAAATCAATCCGACTTTAAAAACGTCAGACAACCGCATCATCGCGGTAGATGCAAAAGTTAAAGTGGACGACAATGCTTTATACAGGCATAAAGAATACGCTGACTTACGCGATGTTTCCGAGGAAGATCCAACGGAAGTGGAAGCGAGTCGTTTTAACCTCAACTTCATCAAGCTCGATGGCAATGTCGGCTGCATGGTAAATGGTGCCGGTCTTGCCATGGCCACCATGGACATGATTAAGCTTGCAGGTGGTTCACCCGCTAATTTTCTCGACGTAGGTGGAACAGCCAATGCGCAAACTACAGAAGCAGGTTTCCGCATCATCTTGTCTGATCCGAATGTGAAAGCCATTCTCATCAATATTTTTGGCGGCATCGTTCGTTGCGACCGTGTGGCCCAGGGAATTGTGGATGCATACAAAAACATCGGAACTATTCATGTCCCGATTATTGTCCGTTTGCAGGGCACCAATGCTGAATTGGCAAAAGAAATAATTGACAAATCAGGATTAAAAGTGTTCAGCGCCATCGAACTTCGCGAAGCCGCTGAGTTGGTGAACAAAGTGATTGCCGCATAA
- a CDS encoding threonylcarbamoyl-AMP synthase produces the protein MLLKIHSNRISEQKINLVVDELKKGGLVVFPTDTVYAFGGDLFQPKAIERLIKMSGKKRPDFSFICSDIAQAQEYTAGLDTPVFKEMKRLFPGPYTMIVNAAPQVARFFQTNKRTVGIRIPDNEIARAIAKALGHPIISTSLHDEDVILDYITDPREIENRFHSQLAIVIDGGSGGNMPSTVIDYTQDEPMLVREGLGAWQP, from the coding sequence TTGTTACTCAAGATACATTCAAACAGAATCAGTGAGCAAAAGATCAACCTGGTGGTTGATGAGTTGAAGAAGGGTGGCTTGGTTGTATTTCCCACAGATACTGTGTATGCCTTTGGCGGCGATCTTTTTCAACCCAAAGCGATTGAACGGTTAATAAAGATGAGTGGAAAAAAACGGCCTGACTTTTCATTCATCTGCAGCGACATTGCGCAGGCGCAGGAATACACTGCAGGGTTGGATACTCCTGTGTTTAAAGAAATGAAGCGCTTGTTTCCCGGACCTTACACCATGATTGTGAATGCTGCTCCACAGGTAGCCCGATTTTTTCAAACCAATAAACGTACTGTTGGAATCCGCATTCCTGACAATGAAATCGCACGTGCCATTGCTAAAGCTTTGGGGCATCCGATCATTTCCACTTCATTGCATGATGAGGATGTGATTCTTGATTACATCACTGATCCGCGTGAAATTGAAAACCGGTTTCACAGTCAGCTCGCTATTGTGATTGACGGCGGTTCAGGCGGAAATATGCCTTCAACAGTAATTGACTACACACAGGATGAACCAATGCTGGTAAGGGAAGGATTGGGAGCATGGCAGCCATAA
- a CDS encoding tetratricopeptide repeat protein: protein MIKHSKIILFIIAVFMLAASFAEAQQSNVYTDPALSYKTGIMLFQQEKYGAAQEKFRQAIADFEKQNETSSHLLLLEAFYFDARCSKMLSRPDAEKLFLDLVNNYEENATTRLAYFHLADLYFDQKKYDKAITWYKKVDPADLSAEEKTEYNFQMGFSYFYKKEFEKAKPLLNEVRTLKGGYYYPANYYYGYITYKEGSYKEALASFQEVEKSELYHSIVPYYIANIYFQQKKYDEEINYANGFKSDDKLQYGLEMQQLTGKSYFEKGQYDKAMPYFTAFMSAAPKLNKSDIYQIGFCQYKTKNYAAAINSFKELNVLDDSLGQNALYLMGDCYLKTGEKSNARLAFEQASRMNFDLFVKENASFQFAKLSFELNYHDVSVAALQDFITSFPKSSNVGEAKELLSLEFLSTQNYRDALTLLRTMDAKNPAIRKAYQKVAYSRATELYNAGELNESIATFDESLKNPVDGSLQAAAYFWKGQSFYKQQKYSNAITALSQFADFTDNKTKLPANVSDIHSAYTIGYCYLKQESYANASDYFQRVMKSTAASGDASMKKIYADATLRNGDCGFVLKNYSAAIGNYEEVASEKLQGADYALYQKAVILGLQNKTAEKLSAIRRIITDYPGSIYMDDALYELGTTNLTVPAYQDAATAFSQVIEKYPNSNYVSKAHLKMGLIYFNLDKDDDALREYRWVLNKYPKSPEGAEALNGVKEIYTSQGNAQGYLDFVKGIANINVTDAVKDSVMYQAAENKYSKNDCSGAIKEFSNYLTAFPAGAFASPAHFYRAECLFNQNDFDAALTDYAFVAGQPQSRFTEKSLLNAARISYTQKKDYSSAYNYYKKLRENAEFKANSTEATKGMMYSAYYLSHYNDVVSSAEQLLNAENAKAADLTEAHYYLAKVYDAQQDLTKAFAEYSVVSKEKSAIGAESGYRMAEIYFKQNNLKAAEAQCYALLKQKPVYDYWIAKSYLLIADIFETDGDYFQAKSTLQSVIDNYKGADEIVSTAKEKLKNVTEKEANQSRLKPENQPDEMELDSIPGVGDK from the coding sequence TTGATAAAGCATAGCAAAATCATATTATTTATTATTGCTGTTTTCATGCTTGCTGCTTCATTTGCAGAAGCCCAGCAAAGCAATGTTTATACTGATCCGGCACTCAGTTATAAGACCGGAATTATGTTGTTTCAGCAGGAAAAATATGGAGCTGCACAGGAGAAATTCCGGCAGGCCATTGCAGATTTTGAAAAACAAAATGAAACTTCCAGTCACTTATTATTGCTGGAAGCATTTTATTTTGATGCACGCTGCAGCAAAATGCTCAGTCGCCCTGATGCCGAAAAATTGTTTCTTGACCTGGTGAATAATTACGAGGAAAATGCTACCACACGTTTGGCCTATTTCCACCTGGCCGATTTGTATTTCGATCAGAAGAAATATGACAAGGCCATAACCTGGTATAAGAAAGTTGATCCGGCTGATCTTTCAGCAGAAGAGAAGACGGAATATAACTTTCAGATGGGATTCAGCTATTTCTATAAAAAAGAATTTGAAAAAGCCAAGCCACTCTTGAATGAAGTACGCACGCTGAAAGGAGGGTATTATTATCCGGCCAATTATTATTATGGCTACATCACTTATAAAGAAGGTAGCTATAAGGAAGCGCTTGCTTCTTTTCAGGAAGTGGAAAAATCAGAGTTATATCATTCCATCGTGCCCTACTACATTGCCAATATCTATTTCCAGCAAAAAAAGTATGATGAAGAGATCAACTATGCCAATGGATTTAAGAGCGATGATAAATTGCAATATGGACTTGAAATGCAGCAGTTGACCGGGAAGTCTTATTTTGAAAAAGGGCAGTACGACAAAGCAATGCCTTACTTCACGGCTTTTATGAGTGCAGCTCCAAAGTTGAATAAATCGGATATATACCAGATTGGGTTTTGTCAATACAAGACAAAAAATTATGCAGCTGCCATCAACAGCTTTAAAGAACTTAATGTGCTTGATGATTCCCTGGGTCAAAATGCATTGTACCTGATGGGAGATTGTTACCTGAAAACAGGAGAGAAGAGCAATGCGAGGTTGGCTTTTGAACAGGCTTCAAGAATGAATTTTGATTTGTTTGTAAAGGAAAATGCATCCTTTCAGTTTGCAAAACTTTCCTTCGAACTCAATTACCACGATGTGTCTGTTGCGGCATTGCAGGATTTTATTACGTCTTTTCCAAAGTCTTCCAACGTTGGCGAAGCAAAGGAACTACTCTCGCTGGAGTTTTTATCCACTCAGAATTACAGGGATGCACTCACTTTGCTGCGTACAATGGATGCTAAGAATCCTGCAATAAGAAAAGCATATCAGAAAGTTGCCTATTCACGTGCAACGGAATTATACAATGCCGGTGAACTGAATGAATCCATTGCCACCTTTGATGAGTCGTTGAAAAACCCTGTGGATGGATCGTTGCAGGCCGCAGCATACTTTTGGAAAGGACAATCATTTTATAAGCAACAAAAGTATAGTAATGCCATTACTGCTCTTTCTCAGTTTGCTGACTTCACGGATAACAAAACCAAACTTCCCGCTAATGTGTCGGACATACATTCAGCATACACGATAGGTTATTGTTATCTAAAACAGGAATCTTATGCCAACGCTTCCGATTATTTTCAGCGTGTGATGAAGTCAACCGCTGCTTCCGGCGATGCTTCCATGAAGAAAATTTATGCGGATGCAACTTTGAGAAATGGCGACTGTGGATTTGTATTAAAAAATTACAGCGCGGCCATTGGTAACTATGAAGAAGTGGCTTCTGAAAAATTGCAAGGTGCTGATTATGCTTTGTATCAGAAAGCGGTGATACTCGGACTTCAGAATAAAACTGCTGAAAAATTATCAGCGATTAGAAGGATTATCACTGATTATCCTGGAAGTATTTATATGGATGACGCGTTGTATGAACTGGGTACTACTAATCTCACCGTGCCTGCATATCAGGATGCCGCAACAGCCTTCAGCCAGGTTATTGAGAAGTATCCAAACAGTAATTATGTGAGTAAAGCGCACTTGAAAATGGGACTGATTTATTTCAACCTCGATAAAGATGACGATGCGTTACGGGAATATCGCTGGGTGCTGAATAAATATCCTAAATCACCTGAAGGCGCAGAGGCGCTGAACGGCGTTAAGGAAATTTATACTTCACAGGGAAATGCGCAGGGATATCTTGATTTTGTAAAAGGTATCGCAAATATCAACGTCACCGATGCTGTGAAAGATTCAGTCATGTACCAGGCAGCCGAAAATAAATATTCAAAGAATGATTGCAGCGGTGCGATCAAAGAATTTTCAAATTATCTCACTGCTTTTCCTGCTGGAGCTTTTGCCTCACCTGCACACTTCTACAGAGCTGAATGCTTATTCAATCAAAATGATTTTGATGCGGCTTTAACTGATTATGCTTTTGTTGCAGGTCAGCCTCAGTCACGCTTCACAGAAAAATCATTGCTGAATGCCGCACGTATCAGCTACACGCAAAAAAAGGATTACAGCAGTGCTTACAACTATTACAAAAAGCTTCGTGAAAATGCAGAGTTCAAGGCCAACAGTACAGAAGCAACAAAGGGCATGATGTACAGCGCTTATTATCTCAGCCATTACAATGATGTTGTTTCGTCCGCAGAGCAATTACTGAATGCCGAGAATGCGAAGGCAGCAGATCTCACAGAAGCGCATTATTACCTCGCAAAAGTGTATGATGCGCAGCAGGATCTTACAAAGGCATTCGCTGAATATTCAGTTGTATCCAAAGAAAAATCTGCGATCGGAGCTGAATCCGGGTACCGGATGGCGGAAATTTATTTCAAACAGAATAACCTAAAAGCAGCGGAAGCACAATGTTATGCTTTGCTGAAGCAGAAGCCTGTTTATGATTACTGGATTGCGAAATCTTACTTGCTCATAGCGGATATTTTCGAAACAGACGGTGATTATTTCCAGGCCAAATCAACCTTGCAAAGTGTGATTGATAATTATAAAGGCGCGGATGAAATCGTGTCCACTGCTAAAGAGAAGTTGAAAAACGTAACAGAGAAGGAAGCGAATCAATCAAGGTTAAAACCGGAAAATCAGCCGGATGAAATGGAGTTGGATTCAATTCCCGGAGTGGGCGACAAGTAA
- a CDS encoding TonB-dependent receptor, whose translation MRFYTVLFFLLLSCFTTQLLAQNATVRGLVYEKSTGEPVIYTNVILKGTGLGAQTNEDGLYNIANVKPGSYMIFCTQLGFDTVEIPITVKPNEILNQQLFLSKSAIELENVNISAAREEKKTETAVSMTKITTKDITRIPSVGGEADLAQYLQVLPGVVFTGDQGGELYIRGGSPIQNKVLLDGMTIYNPFHSIGLFSVFETDIIRNVKVFTGGFSAEYGDRLSAVLDVTTRDGNKKQFAGKVAVNPFLTKVVLEGPIKKLNDAGSSVSYMFTGKSSYLDKSSQLFYSYIDTGGLPYSFTDLYGKISLNSASGSKLSFFGFNFNDHVNYQFVSDFDWKSYGFGTNFVIVPGGSKVLIGGTISYSDYNISLLEADGKPRTSGINGFDLNIDFTYFLPHGDVKYGFDIGGFRTELQFYNSLGLKIEQNNNTTELSGFLVYKHIFNEKFILEPSIRLQYYASLPAFSPEPRISVKYNLTDGIRLKGAIGMYSQNFISTKSDQDVVNLFTGFLTAPDGQLNGTDGKPVKTNLQVASQAVIGVEADLTKNIELTFEPYYKKFGQLININRNKLLPEDPDFEVETGKAYGLDFLVKYDYRNFYLWIAYSLGYVSRDNGEQVYPPHFDRRHNLNIVASYTWGKDKSWEVDVRFNFGSGFPFTLTQGFYEQVNFLDGINTNYTTQNGNLGIVYDDSLNTGRLPYYHRVDLAVKKKIQISENSMLELNASIINVYNRENIFYFDRVSYQRVNQLPILPSVGASLTF comes from the coding sequence ATGCGATTTTATACAGTTCTTTTCTTTCTCTTGTTATCATGTTTCACGACACAATTGTTGGCGCAAAACGCAACCGTTCGAGGACTTGTTTATGAAAAGTCGACTGGTGAACCTGTTATTTATACCAACGTAATTCTGAAAGGAACAGGACTCGGCGCGCAAACCAATGAAGACGGACTCTACAATATTGCCAATGTAAAGCCCGGCTCTTACATGATCTTCTGCACACAGTTAGGATTTGATACTGTTGAAATACCAATTACCGTTAAGCCCAATGAAATTTTGAATCAGCAGCTTTTTCTTTCCAAATCTGCCATTGAACTCGAGAATGTAAACATCAGTGCTGCCCGTGAAGAAAAGAAAACGGAAACAGCTGTTTCGATGACAAAGATTACTACAAAGGATATTACACGCATTCCGTCAGTGGGTGGTGAAGCGGATCTTGCGCAATACCTTCAGGTGCTGCCCGGTGTGGTTTTTACAGGTGACCAGGGCGGTGAATTATACATTCGCGGCGGTTCTCCCATTCAGAACAAAGTATTGCTGGATGGCATGACCATCTACAATCCTTTTCACTCCATCGGACTTTTCTCTGTGTTCGAAACAGATATTATTCGCAATGTAAAAGTGTTTACCGGTGGATTCAGCGCTGAGTATGGTGATCGCTTGTCAGCGGTTTTAGATGTTACTACACGCGATGGCAATAAAAAACAGTTTGCAGGAAAAGTAGCGGTGAACCCGTTTCTCACTAAAGTAGTTTTGGAAGGACCTATAAAAAAACTCAATGATGCCGGCTCCAGTGTCTCTTATATGTTTACCGGAAAGTCTTCCTATCTCGATAAATCATCTCAACTGTTTTATAGTTACATCGATACAGGTGGTCTGCCATACAGTTTTACAGATCTGTATGGAAAGATTTCTCTCAACAGTGCCAGCGGCAGCAAGCTGAGTTTCTTTGGTTTCAATTTCAACGATCATGTGAATTATCAGTTCGTATCAGATTTCGATTGGAAATCATATGGCTTTGGTACCAATTTCGTAATTGTGCCGGGTGGGTCAAAGGTGTTAATAGGAGGCACGATTTCCTATTCCGATTATAATATTTCACTGCTGGAAGCCGATGGTAAACCAAGAACAAGCGGCATTAATGGATTTGATCTGAATATTGATTTCACTTACTTTCTTCCGCATGGCGATGTGAAATATGGTTTTGATATTGGTGGGTTCAGAACTGAGCTTCAGTTTTATAACTCGCTTGGATTGAAAATAGAACAGAATAACAATACAACTGAGTTGTCAGGGTTTCTTGTTTATAAACACATCTTTAATGAGAAATTTATATTGGAACCAAGTATCCGCCTTCAATACTATGCTTCTCTGCCTGCCTTTTCGCCTGAACCACGCATCTCCGTGAAATACAATTTAACAGATGGCATACGGTTGAAAGGTGCAATAGGTATGTATTCACAAAATTTCATCAGCACTAAATCGGACCAGGATGTGGTGAATCTATTTACAGGATTTCTTACAGCACCTGATGGTCAGCTCAACGGAACCGATGGAAAACCTGTAAAAACCAATTTGCAGGTTGCCAGCCAGGCTGTGATTGGAGTGGAAGCCGACCTTACAAAGAATATTGAGCTGACTTTTGAACCATACTATAAAAAGTTCGGCCAGTTGATCAATATCAACAGGAATAAATTGTTGCCTGAAGATCCGGATTTCGAAGTGGAAACAGGCAAAGCTTATGGACTGGATTTTTTGGTGAAATATGACTACCGGAATTTCTATTTATGGATTGCCTACTCTTTGGGATATGTCAGCCGTGATAATGGCGAACAGGTTTATCCACCACATTTTGACCGTCGTCACAACCTGAATATTGTAGCATCTTATACCTGGGGAAAAGATAAAAGTTGGGAAGTGGACGTCCGCTTTAACTTCGGTTCAGGATTTCCATTTACACTTACACAAGGATTTTATGAGCAGGTTAATTTTCTTGATGGCATCAATACAAACTACACTACACAGAACGGCAACCTTGGAATTGTGTATGACGACAGTTTAAATACCGGCAGGTTACCTTACTACCATCGCGTCGATTTAGCGGTAAAAAAGAAAATACAGATTTCGGAAAACAGCATGCTGGAACTCAATGCCAGCATCATCAATGTCTATAACCGTGAGAATATTTTTTACTTCGACAGGGTAAGTTATCAGCGTGTGAATCAGTTGCCCATACTACCGAGCGTGGGTGCGTCGTTAACCTTCTAA
- the typA gene encoding translational GTPase TypA, with the protein MQSIRNIAIIAHVDHGKTTLVDKILHQSNLFRDNQETGDLILDSNPLERERGITILAKNVSVRYGDTKINIIDTPGHADFGGEVERVLNMADGVLLLVDAFEGAMPQTRFVLQKALELGKRAVVVINKVDKPNCHPELVHEQVFELFFNLNATEEQLNFPTMYGSSKQGWMSDDWQKPTENLIPLFETIINYFPEAPALEGTPQMQITSLDYSSYTGRIAIGRLLRGTIKEGMPVSLVKRDGKVLKSRIKELYTFEGLGRKRVTEVSSGDICAIFGIEDFEIGDTVADFENPEGLKPIAIDEPTINMLFTINNSPFFGKEGKLVTSQRVRERLEKETEKNLALRLEDTDSPDAILVYGRGILHLSILIETMRREGYEIQVGQPKVIVKHIEGVKCEPVEVLTVNVPQEFAGKVIELVSARKGEMTIMEPKGDVQHLEFNIPSRGLVGLRNNMLTATAGEAIMAHRFKAFEPWKGNIPGRNNGVLLGLEKGLATAYSIDALQDRGTFFIEPGEEIYGGQIIGEHIRPGDLVINVVKTKKLSNMRASGTDEAVRIAPKVNFSLEEALEFIQEDEFVEITPKSIRMRKIILDHNERARKTKEVVAVV; encoded by the coding sequence ATGCAATCCATTAGAAATATTGCCATTATCGCCCACGTCGATCATGGGAAAACCACCTTAGTAGATAAAATTCTTCATCAGTCGAATTTGTTTCGTGATAACCAGGAAACAGGCGACCTTATATTAGACAGTAATCCACTGGAACGGGAACGTGGAATAACCATTCTTGCAAAAAATGTTTCTGTTCGTTACGGTGATACTAAAATCAATATTATTGATACGCCCGGTCACGCAGATTTCGGCGGCGAAGTAGAGCGTGTGCTGAACATGGCTGACGGCGTTTTATTATTGGTGGATGCATTTGAAGGTGCTATGCCGCAAACGCGTTTTGTTTTGCAGAAAGCGCTTGAACTTGGCAAGCGGGCTGTGGTAGTTATCAACAAAGTTGATAAACCGAACTGCCATCCTGAATTGGTACACGAGCAGGTATTCGAATTATTCTTTAATCTGAATGCAACGGAAGAGCAGCTTAATTTTCCAACTATGTATGGTTCTTCCAAACAAGGATGGATGAGTGACGACTGGCAGAAACCCACCGAGAACCTGATTCCTTTATTCGAAACCATCATCAATTATTTTCCGGAAGCGCCTGCATTGGAAGGAACTCCCCAGATGCAAATTACTTCGCTTGATTATTCTTCCTACACAGGTCGAATTGCAATCGGACGCTTGCTGAGAGGCACAATAAAAGAAGGCATGCCTGTGAGTCTTGTGAAAAGAGATGGCAAGGTTTTGAAATCGCGGATCAAAGAATTGTACACATTTGAAGGTCTTGGCAGGAAGCGCGTAACGGAAGTAAGTTCAGGAGATATCTGTGCTATTTTCGGTATTGAAGATTTTGAAATTGGAGATACCGTTGCTGACTTTGAAAATCCGGAAGGATTGAAACCCATCGCGATTGATGAACCAACGATCAATATGTTGTTCACGATCAACAACTCTCCTTTCTTTGGCAAAGAAGGAAAGCTGGTAACGTCACAACGCGTGCGTGAGCGCCTCGAAAAAGAAACAGAAAAAAATCTTGCACTTCGTTTGGAAGATACCGATTCACCTGATGCAATCCTGGTATATGGTCGCGGTATTCTGCATCTTTCCATTCTTATTGAAACCATGCGTCGCGAGGGTTATGAAATACAGGTGGGTCAACCCAAAGTAATTGTTAAGCATATTGAAGGCGTGAAATGCGAACCGGTGGAAGTGCTTACAGTAAATGTGCCGCAGGAATTTGCCGGCAAAGTGATTGAACTTGTTTCTGCACGCAAAGGCGAAATGACTATTATGGAGCCTAAAGGGGATGTGCAACACCTGGAGTTTAATATTCCTTCACGTGGATTGGTTGGCTTGCGAAATAATATGCTGACTGCGACGGCCGGTGAAGCCATCATGGCGCATCGTTTCAAGGCGTTCGAGCCCTGGAAAGGAAATATTCCCGGTAGGAACAACGGTGTATTACTTGGGTTGGAAAAAGGACTTGCCACTGCTTATTCTATTGATGCCTTACAGGACCGGGGCACTTTCTTTATAGAACCCGGAGAAGAAATATATGGCGGACAAATTATTGGTGAGCATATTCGTCCGGGAGACCTGGTGATTAATGTAGTGAAGACTAAAAAACTTTCGAATATGCGTGCTTCAGGAACTGATGAAGCGGTGCGTATTGCGCCAAAAGTTAATTTCTCGCTTGAAGAAGCGCTGGAGTTTATACAGGAGGATGAGTTTGTGGAAATCACACCAAAGTCAATTCGTATGCGCAAAATTATTCTCGACCATAACGAGAGAGCAAGAAAGACGAAGGAAGTGGTTGCTGTTGTCTGA
- a CDS encoding ABC transporter ATP-binding protein: protein MIQATNIHKYYGDLHILRGVSIDIAKGEVVSIVGPSGAGKSTLLHIMGTLDRANEGKVLYEGTDVFQLPDKKLGIFRNQHIGFVFQFHHLLPEFTAIENVSIPAHIGGREVKQTRERAKELLSYLGLKDRMEHKPSELSGGEQQRVAVARALINSPKVVLADEPSGNLDSDSAKELHTLFFQLREKFNQTFVIVTHNEELANLADRKLTMKDGAMI, encoded by the coding sequence ATGATACAAGCTACCAACATTCATAAATACTATGGCGATCTTCATATTCTGAGGGGCGTATCAATTGATATTGCTAAAGGTGAGGTGGTTTCAATAGTCGGACCTTCGGGGGCAGGAAAGAGCACGCTGCTTCATATTATGGGCACACTGGATCGTGCGAACGAAGGAAAGGTTTTGTATGAAGGCACTGATGTTTTTCAACTTCCTGATAAGAAGCTGGGCATCTTCAGAAATCAGCACATTGGTTTTGTGTTTCAGTTTCATCACCTCTTGCCTGAATTTACTGCTATTGAAAATGTGTCGATACCTGCGCACATTGGCGGCAGAGAGGTGAAGCAAACCAGGGAAAGAGCAAAGGAGCTGCTCTCCTATCTCGGATTGAAAGACAGAATGGAACACAAGCCTTCTGAACTTTCCGGCGGTGAGCAGCAGCGTGTAGCTGTTGCGCGTGCCCTCATTAATTCGCCCAAAGTGGTGCTGGCAGACGAACCATCAGGTAATCTTGATTCTGATTCGGCTAAAGAGCTGCACACGCTATTTTTTCAATTGCGTGAAAAATTCAACCAGACATTTGTGATTGTAACGCACAATGAGGAACTCGCGAATTTGGCGGACAGGAAGTTGACGATGAAGGATGGAGCGATGATTTGA
- a CDS encoding NAD-binding protein, translating into MRFRFINHPFFRIFEVFLVFVVMVIFGTAGYMLIENYTWIEAVYMTVITIATVGFEEVHPLSPHGMIFTIILIMVTVIAISFSLAYITRYLLDGQFQRNYKLYNMKNKIKHLSNHVILCGYGRNGQSAFEILHMSKTPVVIIEKNAELIENAGRSIDYFLVGDATEDEVLTHAGILQAQALIITLPNDADNVFIVLTAKALNPKLKIITRASSDTSVSKMKIAGAANVIMPDKIGGTHMATLVVNPDVKEFLDYLSTQNSEDFQIAEIMVKHKCMLSEIDGWKNTGATILGIKNISGEYLLNPSPSVIVTISDRLITMGSKEQLNRMEQLFR; encoded by the coding sequence ATGAGATTCCGGTTTATTAACCATCCTTTTTTCAGAATCTTCGAAGTTTTTCTCGTGTTTGTGGTGATGGTCATTTTTGGAACGGCCGGTTACATGCTCATTGAGAACTATACCTGGATTGAAGCGGTGTATATGACGGTGATTACCATTGCAACCGTCGGATTCGAAGAAGTGCATCCCCTTTCACCTCATGGAATGATTTTCACGATCATCCTGATAATGGTAACGGTTATTGCCATCTCATTTTCATTGGCCTACATCACCCGTTACCTGCTTGATGGTCAATTTCAGCGCAACTATAAATTGTACAACATGAAGAATAAGATAAAGCACCTCAGCAACCACGTCATTCTTTGTGGATATGGCAGAAACGGTCAATCTGCATTTGAGATCCTTCACATGAGTAAAACGCCTGTTGTGATAATTGAGAAAAATGCAGAGCTGATTGAAAATGCGGGCAGGAGTATTGACTATTTCCTCGTGGGAGATGCTACCGAAGATGAAGTGTTAACACATGCCGGCATTCTGCAGGCGCAGGCCTTAATTATCACACTGCCAAATGATGCAGACAATGTTTTCATCGTGCTGACTGCAAAAGCATTGAACCCAAAATTGAAAATAATTACGCGGGCTTCCAGTGATACATCAGTAAGTAAGATGAAGATTGCGGGTGCTGCCAATGTAATCATGCCCGACAAAATCGGCGGCACACATATGGCAACACTGGTAGTGAATCCTGACGTAAAAGAATTTCTGGATTACCTCTCCACGCAGAATAGTGAGGATTTTCAGATAGCTGAAATTATGGTGAAGCATAAATGCATGCTCTCCGAAATTGATGGATGGAAAAATACGGGCGCAACCATTCTGGGAATAAAAAATATTTCCGGCGAATATCTCCTTAATCCGTCTCCGTCTGTTATTGTTACCATCAGCGACCGTTTGATTACCATGGGTTCAAAGGAACAACTGAATAGAATGGAGCAACTTTTCAGGTAA